A part of Diachasmimorpha longicaudata isolate KC_UGA_2023 chromosome 11, iyDiaLong2, whole genome shotgun sequence genomic DNA contains:
- the LOC135167308 gene encoding twisted gastrulation protein homolog 1-A-like — translation MTWSRVMTLVGITAILILSTTRFTYACNEAICASVVSKCMLTQSCKCDLVTCTCCKECFSCLSYLYDECCSCVDLCPKPNITDNPLSKKSHVEDFSEPVPGLFQALTAEPDSHERWITFTYPVDFDVSMYQPKNDKEIKYHMQTVEEVHHPLKPNIMTVNCTVAYMAQCNSWNKCRASCQSMGATSYRWFHDGCCECIGDTCINYGINESRCIHCPADKEEDELKEPYDDYGQDDDELIDDNLD, via the exons ATGACGTGGTCCCGAGTGATGACTCTAGTGGGAATCACGGCGATTCTCATTCTCTCAACAACAAGGTTTACCTATGCCTGTAATGAAGCCATTTGCGCCAGTGTCGTGAGCAAGTGCATGCTTACTCAAAGCTGTAAATGCGATCTTGTCACGTGCACGTGTTGCAAGGAGTGTTTCTCGTGTTTGTCTTATCTGTACGATGAGTGCTGCTCATGTGTTG ATTTATGTCCGAAGCCTAACATAACGGACAACCCATTGAGTAAGAAATCCCACGTCGAGGACTTCAGCGAACCCGTCCCGGGGCTTTTTCAGGCACTTACGGCCGAGCCTGATTCGCACGAAAGGTGGATAACATTTACGTATCCCGTGGATTTTGATGTTTCAATGTACCAACCGAAGAACGACAAAGAGATTAAATATCACATGC AAACCGTCGAGGAAGTGCATCACCCTCTTAAACCAAACATAATGACAGTAAACTGCACCGTGGCCTATATGGCTCAATGTAACTCATGGAACAAGTGTCGTGCATCATGTCAAAGCATGGGGGCAACGAGTTACAGGTGGTTCCACGACGGTTGCTGTGAGTGCATCGGTGACACGTGTATAAACTACGGAATTAATGAATCAAGATGCATTCACTGTCCCGCCGACAAGGAGGAGGACGAATTAAAAGAGCCATACGACGACTATGGTCAGGACGATGATGAGCTTATTGACGATAATCTCGATTAA